CGTCACACCCATCGACGAGTATTTCTCCGCGGGCGACCGCGTGCCCATATTGGATTTGCAAGCCGAGTACGATGCGGTGGTGGTACCCAATGTCATGAAGCCATACCTGGGCGAACGCGTGACGGTACAGACTATCCGCGGTGCGGGGCATGCCATGGCCCCCGAGCAGCCACAGGCCATGGCCGACGCCATTGCTGCATTCGCGCTGCGTGTGTACCGGCAGCAATCCGACGCGGGAAACCGATAAGCCGATACACCGATAAGTCGATAAGTCCGGAGCCGGTCGCCGATGCTGGAATCAATCCAGCTCGGAAAACCGGTGCAGCATGACTTCGTCTATCACCTTTCTGGTCAAGCCGGACTTCACCCCGTCCTTCCACACGACGTACAGGTGAAGATGGCCGGCGCTTTCCCGCAGGTCCTTGAAGACCACGCCGGGATACGTCGCCCGCGAATACGCCTTGGGCACAAGCGAAATCCCCATGCCCAGCTGGATCAGTTGGAAAATCGCCAGCGGCGTACGGGCCTGGTGCACCAGGTGGGGCCGAACGCCTTTCGCCAGGCAGCAGGCCATCTGCGCGTCGTGCAAAGAGGGAGAGGCTTCCCGCGAAAAGCCGATCAAAGGGTGTTTTTCCAGATCCGCCGCCTCGATGCATGGCAGGCCGGCGAGTTCATGTCCGTGCGGTAAAGCGAGGACGAAAGGCTCGGAGTAGATCGGGAATTTGTTCAGCCCGGCGACGGTCGGACAGGAATGGATGACGCCGATGTCCAGTTCCTCGTGCAGCAATGCTTCCACCTGGCTTTTGGAAGACATGTCGTGCACGATCATCTGGACATCGGGGAACCGCGCGCTCAGGCGCGCCTTGATCAATGGCAGGAGATGAATCAGCGCGGAGGTGACGAAGCCGATCTTCAGGCCTCCGGCATCCCGGCTGCCTGCCTTGACCGTCGCGCCGACGGCATGGCCGAGATATTCCAGGATGTACCTGCTTTCGTTCAGGAAAATCTTGCCGGCTTCGGTCAGCTGCACGTCGCGGCGATTGCGCGCCAGCAACTGGACGCCAAGTTCGTCTTCCAGCGCCTTGATGCGCTGGGACAACGGCGGCTGCGACATATGCAGCCGCGTCGCGGCGCGGCTGAAACTCAGCTCTTCGGCGACAGCCACGAAGTAGCGCAGATGTGTGATTTCGACGTTTCGCAAGGTTCTACCGCCAAAGGAACAACCTATCATAAGGCTATCGCGCGGTCAGCGTCGCAGCCAGCCCAGGCCGATCGGCCGCGCGAACAGCGTCTGGTATAGCGCGATGGCCGACCGCGTGAGGCCCGCGCCGCGGACTCGCCACAGCGGAACGATCGCCACATACGCGATGCTGGAGACCGCCACCGCCCCGGCCATGTCCAAGGGAAAATGCACGCCCAGGAAGACGCGGGCCCAGGCGACCGCCACGCCTCCCGCCAGCAGCAGACCGGCGGTCCATCGGCGCTGGCCGAAGTACAGCGTCAGCATCGCCGCCCAGAACACCGTCAGGTGGTCGCTGGGGAACGACGGATCGGCGGCATGCCGAAGAAAGGTATGCCCTAGCGGGATCATGAACGGTCGCGGATGCGGCCAAAGAAGGCCGATTATTGAATTGGCGCCCAGCGCCAGCAGCGTGACCGCGTAAACGCGCAAAGCCAGTTCGCGTTGCCGGTCGTCGCCGGACAGCCACATCATCGCCAGCATGAGCGGAATCAGGTAGATCAGGTCTTGGGCGCAGATCAAAGCCGCTTTGATCAGCCACGCCGGCGTGGCTGGCGTGGCGTCGATCATCAGGAAGAGCGCCTGGTTGTAAGCCTCTAGGGTAGCCATGGGATAAATTCGTGGACACGGTGCATGAGCGCGCGGGTTTGACCGGGAACACGGCATCGGGTTCCTTGGCCGCCCGCATCCACGACCAGGCCTTAGTTGGCCAATCGCTCGATGACCAGGTCGAGCAATGCGCGCAGCCGCGATAGCCGGCGCAGGTCGCGGTGGTAGCCCAGATAGGTGTCCCGCCCGGGCGGCGCCAGGCCTGTTTCCACGCGGGCCAGGCCGGGAACGCGGTCACCCAGCGGTATGGGCAGCACCGCCAATCCGGCACCCTGGCGGCAGAACTCCGCCTGCGCGAGACGGCTGTTGCTGCGCATCGCCACCCTCGCCTTCGGCCACACCTGCGTCAGCCACAGCACGTCCGGCATATTCCCGAAAGCCGTGTCCATCGTGATGACCCGCGCATCCGCGCCCTCATCGGTGGGCGCGATCGCCCTATCGGCCCGGGCGTAGACCGCATACGGGATGTGCATGAGCCGCCGCGACACGACTTCCGGCTCCTGGAACGGCTGGATCCGGAACGCGATATCGGCCTCCCGGCGCGGCAGGCTGTACATGCGGGCATCGCTGACCAGTTCGACGCAAACCTTGGGATGCCGCTGGCTGAATTCCGCCAGCACGGGCGCCAGCATGCAAGTGCCGAACCAGTCGGACGACGACACGCGCAGCATGCCGTCCAACTGCACGTCGGCCCCGGCCAGGCGGCGCTGGAACGCGAGCGACTCTTCTTCCATCCGCTCCGCGTGTTCCAGGACGGTCGTGCCCTCGTCGGTCAGTACCAGGCCGTCGGCGGTCCGCTGGAACAGGCTGCAGCCCAGCTCCAGTTCCAGCGCACGCAGGCGCCGTCCCATCGTCGGCTGCGATAGGCCCAGGACGCGGGCGGCGCCGCCCAGGGTGCCGGCGCGCGCGATGGCCAGGAAGATTCTCAGGTCGCTCCATTCCATACTGGGGCCCATACAAAAATGAATGACTAAGGTTCATCCGCGTTTATACCAATTCAGAATGGAATGGACCACAATCGGCCCATACCTTCCAGGAGAAACCGGATGAACACCACTATGAAAGCCGCCGTCCTCGAAACGCACGGCGCGCCCTTCCGCATCGCCGATCTTCCGATGCCCGTCGCCGGACCGCGCGATGTGCTCGTACGCATCGCGGCAAGCGGCATCAATCCCTTGGACGCGAAGATCCATGCCGGCCAGGCCGAGCACGCCCACCAACCCGCGCCCGCGATTCTGGGCATGGACCTGGCGGGCACGGTCGAAGCCGTGGGCGCCGAGGTCACCGGCTTGCGGCCCGGCGACGCGGTCTACGGCATGGCCGGCGGGGCGGGAGGACGACAGGGTACGCTGGCCCAATATGCCGCCGTCGACGCCGGACTACTGGCGCGCAAGCCGGCGCATCTTTCCATGCGACAGGCCGCCGCCCTCCCCGCCGTCCTGATCACGGCGTGGAAAGGCATCGTGGACCGGATGGCCGTCGCCACGGGCGATACCGTCCTTATCCAGGGCGGCGCGGGCGGCGTGGGGCATGTCGCGGTCCAGCTGGCACGCGCGCTGGGCGCCCATGTCTATGCAACCGGGTCGAAACACAACCGCGACGTCATCGAGCGCCTGGGCGCGACCTTCATCGACCGCGATGAACCGGTCCGCGACTACGTGCAGCGCCTGACCGGCGGCCGCGGCTTCGATCGCGTCTACGACACCGTGGGCGGCCCGGTGCTGGATGCGTCCTTCCAGGCGGTTCGGCGCTTCGGGCATGTCGTCAGCTGCCTCGGGTGGGGCACGCACGCGCTGGCACCGCTGTCGTTCAAGGAAGCGAGCTACTCCGGCGTGTTCATCCTGCCGGCGCTGCTGTCAGGCGAAGGCATCGAGCATTGCCGCGAGATCCTGGAGCAGGCTACCC
Above is a genomic segment from Bordetella genomosp. 11 containing:
- a CDS encoding zinc-dependent alcohol dehydrogenase family protein, which encodes MNTTMKAAVLETHGAPFRIADLPMPVAGPRDVLVRIAASGINPLDAKIHAGQAEHAHQPAPAILGMDLAGTVEAVGAEVTGLRPGDAVYGMAGGAGGRQGTLAQYAAVDAGLLARKPAHLSMRQAAALPAVLITAWKGIVDRMAVATGDTVLIQGGAGGVGHVAVQLARALGAHVYATGSKHNRDVIERLGATFIDRDEPVRDYVQRLTGGRGFDRVYDTVGGPVLDASFQAVRRFGHVVSCLGWGTHALAPLSFKEASYSGVFILPALLSGEGIEHCREILEQATRMIEAGQLAPILDERRFTLNDVGEAYLVIQSGAARGKLVVDMESSTD
- a CDS encoding phosphatase PAP2 family protein, which translates into the protein MATLEAYNQALFLMIDATPATPAWLIKAALICAQDLIYLIPLMLAMMWLSGDDRQRELALRVYAVTLLALGANSIIGLLWPHPRPFMIPLGHTFLRHAADPSFPSDHLTVFWAAMLTLYFGQRRWTAGLLLAGGVAVAWARVFLGVHFPLDMAGAVAVSSIAYVAIVPLWRVRGAGLTRSAIALYQTLFARPIGLGWLRR
- a CDS encoding LysR substrate-binding domain-containing protein translates to MRNVEITHLRYFVAVAEELSFSRAATRLHMSQPPLSQRIKALEDELGVQLLARNRRDVQLTEAGKIFLNESRYILEYLGHAVGATVKAGSRDAGGLKIGFVTSALIHLLPLIKARLSARFPDVQMIVHDMSSKSQVEALLHEELDIGVIHSCPTVAGLNKFPIYSEPFVLALPHGHELAGLPCIEAADLEKHPLIGFSREASPSLHDAQMACCLAKGVRPHLVHQARTPLAIFQLIQLGMGISLVPKAYSRATYPGVVFKDLRESAGHLHLYVVWKDGVKSGLTRKVIDEVMLHRFSELD
- a CDS encoding LysR family transcriptional regulator, whose amino-acid sequence is MEWSDLRIFLAIARAGTLGGAARVLGLSQPTMGRRLRALELELGCSLFQRTADGLVLTDEGTTVLEHAERMEEESLAFQRRLAGADVQLDGMLRVSSSDWFGTCMLAPVLAEFSQRHPKVCVELVSDARMYSLPRREADIAFRIQPFQEPEVVSRRLMHIPYAVYARADRAIAPTDEGADARVITMDTAFGNMPDVLWLTQVWPKARVAMRSNSRLAQAEFCRQGAGLAVLPIPLGDRVPGLARVETGLAPPGRDTYLGYHRDLRRLSRLRALLDLVIERLAN